One Synechococcus sp. JA-2-3B'a(2-13) genomic window carries:
- the dapB gene encoding 4-hydroxy-tetrahydrodipicolinate reductase, which translates to MATPGAAQSPIPVLVVGALGKMGREVVRAVAETPDMRLVGAVARSQLGLDIGEVLGLGSLGVEITDDLSGQLLRLSQRSNRGVMVDFTHPWSAFEHVRSAIAFGVRPVVGTTGLTPEQVERLRDLADKSGVGCLIAPNFAIGMILLQQMALQAAQYFDHVEIIELHHNRKADAPSGTALQTAQRLGQLGKTFNPPVRDSGTESSVEEKELIPGARGGLSGPNIPIHSVRLPGLIAHQEVIFGGMGQTLTLRHDTTDRIAFMPGVILGIRKVLQLKGLVYGLEQVLS; encoded by the coding sequence TTGGCAACTCCAGGAGCGGCCCAATCCCCCATCCCGGTTTTGGTGGTGGGGGCCCTGGGCAAAATGGGGCGAGAGGTGGTGCGAGCCGTTGCCGAGACGCCCGACATGAGGTTGGTGGGGGCGGTGGCCCGCTCGCAATTGGGCTTGGACATTGGCGAGGTGCTGGGCCTGGGATCCCTGGGGGTGGAGATTACCGATGACTTGTCGGGGCAGTTGCTGAGGTTGTCGCAGCGGAGCAACCGCGGCGTGATGGTGGATTTTACCCATCCTTGGTCGGCATTTGAACATGTTCGCTCGGCCATTGCCTTTGGCGTGCGTCCGGTGGTGGGGACGACGGGCCTGACGCCGGAGCAGGTGGAGCGGCTGCGGGATCTGGCGGACAAGTCGGGTGTGGGCTGTTTAATCGCGCCCAATTTTGCCATCGGCATGATTTTGCTGCAGCAGATGGCGCTGCAGGCGGCCCAGTATTTTGACCATGTCGAGATCATCGAGCTGCACCACAACCGCAAAGCGGATGCCCCCAGCGGCACGGCTCTACAGACGGCCCAACGGCTGGGACAATTGGGCAAAACCTTTAACCCGCCCGTTCGCGACAGCGGGACGGAGTCCTCAGTGGAAGAAAAAGAGCTGATCCCCGGTGCGCGGGGAGGGCTCTCTGGCCCCAACATTCCCATTCACAGCGTTCGTCTGCCGGGGTTGATCGCCCATCAGGAGGTCATTTTTGGTGGGATGGGGCAAACCCTCACCTTGAGACACGACACCACGGATCGGATAGCTTTTATGCCGGGAGTGATCCTGGGGATCCGCAAGGTGCTGCAGCTCAAAGGTTTGGTCTACGGGCTGGAGCAAGTGTTGAGCTAG